Proteins from one Suncus etruscus isolate mSunEtr1 chromosome 3, mSunEtr1.pri.cur, whole genome shotgun sequence genomic window:
- the LOC126004272 gene encoding interferon alpha-inducible protein 27-like protein 2A, whose amino-acid sequence MYGKVIAGVVGGAVTVAAVPVVLGAVGFTGTGIAASSIAAKMMSAAAVANGGGVAAGSLVATLQSVGMGGLSITSNILLGSSGSALGAWLWSEKNHPLSDTPLSCDSSQEGDSPPSTSEMPMIAPMPPTVLKP is encoded by the exons ATGTATGGTAAAGTCATAGCTGGTGTGGTTGGAGGAG CTGTGACAGTGGCTGCTGTGCCCGTGGTCCTGGGTGCTGTGGGCTTCACTGGAACAGGAATCGCTGCCTCTTCCATTGCGGCGAAGATGATGTCAGCAGCGGCTGTGGCCAATGGGGGCGGGGTGGCTGCAGGCAGCCTGGTGGCCACTCTGCAGTCAGTGG GTATGGGTGGACTCTCCATCACCTCCAATATCCTTTTGGGCTCTTCTGGGTCTGCTTTAGGGGCCTGGCTCTGGTCTGAGAAGAACCATCCTCTTTCTGACACACCCCTGTCCTGCGACTCCTCCCAGGAAGGAGATTCACCACCTAGTACCTCAGAAATGCCCATGATAGCCCCGATGCCTCCTACAGTGTTGAAGCCTTGA
- the LOC126004274 gene encoding interferon alpha-inducible protein 27-like protein 1 — MHPWLPPTAFSQFPFSDRMGAKVNGLPSSNSLHWVWTFSIMAAISAMKILTTTFSKGLTVARVASLVTSGPGLVASSSLAKTAAAAVVGGAIAVGAVPVAVSCLGFTTTGIAASSLAAKMMSISAIANGGGVAAGSLVATLQSVGASGLSIASNIILGSVGSRLGMWVVGL; from the exons ATGCATccttggctgccccccacagccttctctcaaTTCCCATTTTCAGACCGCATGGGGGCAAAAGTCAATGGACTCCCATcttccaactcccttcactgg GTGTGGACATTCTCTATCATGGCAGCCATCTCTGCGATGAAGATCTTGACCACAACCTTCTCCAAGGGCCTGACAGTGGCTAGAGTGGCCAGCTTAGTCACTTCAGGCCCAGGTCTGGTTGCAAGTTCCTCACTGG CCAAGACTGCCGCAGCAGCTGTGGTGGGAGGAG CCATTGCTGTGGGAGCTGTGCCTGTGGCTGTGAGCTGCCTGGGCTTCACCACCACAGGAATCGCAGCTTCCTCCCTGGCAGCCAAGATGATGTCCATATCTGCCATTGCCAATGGTGGCGGGGTGGCCGCTGGCAGCCTGGTGGCCACTCTGCAGTCTGTGG GGGCAAGTGGACTGTCCATAGCATCTAATATCATCTTGGGATCGGTTGGATCTCGTCTTGGGATGTGGGTGGTAGGTCTGTAA